CCACTATATGGGTTTGGTTAATGATATTAGTATCACAGGTGGCGATGCGCAAAAAAATGACGCCAGAACAAGTTGCCTCACTGAAGTTCCCTGTACCGCTATGGCCTGTCGGCCCTGTAGTTGCCATAATTTTTATGCTGTTCATATTTGGGGTGCTTGGTTATTTCGAAGATACCCGTATTGCCTTATATGTTGGTATTGTTTGGCTAGTTATTTTAACAGGTGCATATGCTTTGTGGGTGAAAAAACCAGAAGCGGATACTCAGCCAAATTATAACGCTGAACCAGTCGAATAATTAATCTCTTTATTTAATTTTGGCCATGCTCTCATCCTATGAGGGCATGTGCTTTTTTTAATTGTCTTCTTTATCTATTCCTTCACGATTTAATTATATTAATCTGCTGATTTGTGTCTCACTTCGTGGCAAACTTGAAGACTTTCGATATACAGTCAGGAGAAACACTTCTTGGAAAAGATCTTCGTTGATGAAGCTGTTGCTGAGCTTCATACCATTCAGGATATTTTGCGTTGGACAATGAGCCGCTTTAATGCAGCCAATGTTTATTATGGTCACGGTACCGATAATGCATGGGATGAGGCGTTACAATTAGTACTACCAACGCTTTATTTACCGCTTGATATACCGGATGAACTACTTACATCGCGCCTGACACCAACGGAGCGTCATCGTATTATTGAACGTGTACTGCGTCGAATCAATGAGCGTATCCCTGTGGCTTACCTGACTAATCGCTCATGGTTTTGTGGCCACGAATTCTATGTTGATGAGCGAGTGTTAATTCCCCGCTCACCAATTGGCGAATTGATAAATAACCATTTTGTTGGTTTGGTTGCGGACGAGCCACAAACTATTCTTGATATGTGCACTGGTAGTGGTTGTATTGCTATCGCCTGTGCATATGAGTTCCCTGAAGCAGAAGTGGATGCCGTCGATATTTCAGCTGATGTACTGGCTGTCACCGAGCAAAATATTGCTAATCATGGGTTAGAACATCGCGTGATCCCAATTCGTTCTGATTTATTTAGGGATATGCCAGAAGTTAAATATGATTTGATCGTGACTAACCCACCTTATGTGGATGCGGAAGATATGGATGACTTGCCAGAAGAGTTCCGTGTTGAGCCTGAATTAGCATTGGCAGCAGGCAGTGATGGGTTGAAACTTGCGCGCCGTATTTTAGCCAATGCACCACGTTTCCTCACTGATGAAGGGGTACTGATCTGCGAAGTCGGTAATAGTATGGTGCATCTTATCGAACAATATCCAGACGTTCCGTTTATTTGGTTAGAGTTTGAATATGGTGGTGATGGTGTGTTTATGTTAACCCGTGATCAATTATTGGAACATCATGCTCAATTCCAACTTTATATTGATTAAGTGGATATTGCGCGGCATTCTAAACAATCACAACATCACAATAACAATCGCTTAATAAGAACTAGGGATTTGGCATGGCTGGAAATTCAATAGGGCAACTGTTTCGTGTGACCACATTTGGTGAATCTCACGGCTTGGCTTTAGGTTGTATCATTGATGGCGTACCGCCGGGATTAGCGCTGACAGAAGCAGATTTACAAGGGGATTTAGATCGCCGTCGTCCCGGAACTTCGCGTTATACTACGGCTCGTCGTGAACCGGATCAGGTGAAAATTTTATCGGGTGTGTTTAATGGTATTACAACAGGTACCAGTATTGGTCTACTGATTGAAAATACCGATCAGCGCTCACAAGATTACAGTGCGATCAAAGATGTATTCAGACCGGGTCATGCAGATTACACCTACGAGCAAAAATATGGCCAGCGCGATTATCGTGGTGGTGGCCGTTCCTCGGCCCGTGAAACCGCGATGCGTGTTGCGGCAGGTGCGATTGCCAAAAAATACCTACATGAAAAACTGGGTATTGTTATTCGAGGCTGCTTAACCCAAATGGGGACAGTAGAGTGCGAAATCAAAGATTGGTCTATCGTTGAGGAAAATCCGTTCTTTTGCCCTGATCCAAGTAAGCTTGATGCATTAGATGAGCTATTGCGTGGCTTAAAGAAAGAAGGGGATTCTATCGGTGCAAAGGTAACCGTGGTGGCTGAAAATGTGCCTGCTGGGTTAGGTGAACCTGTATTTGATCGTTTAGATGCCGATCTTGCCCATGCATTGATGAGTATCAATGCAGTAAAAGGTGTAGAAATTGGTGATGGTTTTGGGGTTATTGGCCTTAAAGGCAGTGAAAATCG
This portion of the Providencia manganoxydans genome encodes:
- the prmB gene encoding 50S ribosomal protein L3 N(5)-glutamine methyltransferase; the encoded protein is MEKIFVDEAVAELHTIQDILRWTMSRFNAANVYYGHGTDNAWDEALQLVLPTLYLPLDIPDELLTSRLTPTERHRIIERVLRRINERIPVAYLTNRSWFCGHEFYVDERVLIPRSPIGELINNHFVGLVADEPQTILDMCTGSGCIAIACAYEFPEAEVDAVDISADVLAVTEQNIANHGLEHRVIPIRSDLFRDMPEVKYDLIVTNPPYVDAEDMDDLPEEFRVEPELALAAGSDGLKLARRILANAPRFLTDEGVLICEVGNSMVHLIEQYPDVPFIWLEFEYGGDGVFMLTRDQLLEHHAQFQLYID
- the aroC gene encoding chorismate synthase — protein: MAGNSIGQLFRVTTFGESHGLALGCIIDGVPPGLALTEADLQGDLDRRRPGTSRYTTARREPDQVKILSGVFNGITTGTSIGLLIENTDQRSQDYSAIKDVFRPGHADYTYEQKYGQRDYRGGGRSSARETAMRVAAGAIAKKYLHEKLGIVIRGCLTQMGTVECEIKDWSIVEENPFFCPDPSKLDALDELLRGLKKEGDSIGAKVTVVAENVPAGLGEPVFDRLDADLAHALMSINAVKGVEIGDGFGVIGLKGSENRDEITRDGFSSNHAGGILGGISSSQPIIAHIAMKPTSSITVAGKTLNRDGEEVEMITKGRHDPCVGIRAVPIAEAMMAIVLMDHYLRHRGQCADVVPTMKPFA